Proteins found in one Ctenopharyngodon idella isolate HZGC_01 chromosome 16, HZGC01, whole genome shotgun sequence genomic segment:
- the trak1a gene encoding trafficking kinesin-binding protein 1 isoform X2, protein MALPFNCSNEEYFEFDSSSEILEISTSSFLSSNSADDEDDEDAEPYTLEQVLCADRVGQMTKTYNDIDAVTRLLEEKERDLELAARIGQSLLKKNKTLSERNTFLEEQVEHIREEVSQLRHDLSMKDELLQFYTSAAEESDGESASTTPIRRNDSSFTLPTYLPLDSLQKKLQDLEEENIVLRSEANHLETETISYEEKEQQLVNDCVKELRDANIQISTIAEELAKKTEDASRQQEEITHLLSQIVDLQKKAKSYALENEELTQHLGAAKDAQRALTAELRELEDKYAECMEMLHEAQEELKNFRNKTLPLSTPRRFHSLGLFPMDSLAAEIEGTMRKEIQMSDPDVEEQRLHPKRVFETVRNINQTVRQRSMGPSPMNIPGSNQTSSMNSRRSSCLSTPRSSMYGGDGVEMDNRTNSMLLETQSSQDGSNDSNRKPGTPGTPGSHDLEAALRRLSLRRDNYLSERRFFEEERERKLNALAEDKSELYEDRDVCSGSEDGGPLTPADSIMSLGTLHSVYSIYSARSYLPEKLQIVKPLEGSATLHAWQQLAQPHLGGILDARPGVVTKGFRPLELDLEEVYQFTDLEEDEPGQHSQSGISSCLGSLPCSPALRRPRANNPDNQEEQLRENGGTPGVGPDRMEAGVEEVSSVHFPGKCMSHTSSTYTFTTCRILHPTDELTRVTPSLLSGPSLASCVMSNSSLRSTPVSTPCTPRRLSLAESFTNLRDSTKTTSTSLGLVRLLQERGISAAVYNPLSWDRADRAPPPDPYSSHTASPLHSCPDTLPSTPPNSPSKSKPARPVLPVDYSPSDPPYETFLASRPASSILKEVREADERAQTDTQCQTEVSVQNLRLVDKVKKFSMAPRTLAPGIGRPGPPFGAHAVVTSPIGGLPVLNSGMRRNRSYPAMVGASMAMKGPGPPSEDLLLAHGPPRQTSLNEK, encoded by the exons ATGGCATTGCCTTTTAATTGCTCTAATGAGGAGTACTTTGAATTTGACTCTTCTTCAGAGATACTGGAAATATCTACCTCATCTTTCTTAAGCTCAAACAGTGCtgatgatgaggatgatgaagaTGCAGAGCCGTATACGCTGGAGCAAG TTCTATGTGCTGATCGAGTGGGCCAGATGACTAAGACATATAATGACATAGATGCTGTGACACGTCTCCTGGAGGAG AAAGAGCGGGATTTGGAGTTGGCAGCACGTATTGGCCAGTCTCTGctgaaaaagaacaaaaccctCAGTGAGAGGAACACCTTCCTGGAAGAACAGGTGGAGCACATACGAGAAGAG GTGTCTCAGCTGCGTCATGATCTCTCAATGAAGGATGAACTTCTGCAGTTCTACACAAGTGCAGCTGAAGAGAGTGATGGAGAGTCTGCTTCTACCACACC taTTCGCAGAAATGACTCGTCTTTCACGCTCCCAACTTACCTCCCTCTGGATTCACTGCAGAAAAAACTCCAGGACTTGGAGGAAGAGAACATCGTCCTGCGATCAGAG gcGAATCACTTGGAGACAGAGACCATCTCGTATGAAGAAAAAGAACAACAGCTTGTAAATGACTGTGTTAAAGAGCTCA gAGATGCTAACATACAGATCTCCACCATTGCGGAGGAGCTGGCTAAGAAAACAGAGGATGCCTCTCGCCAACAAGAGGAAATCACACACCTTCTCTCTCAGATCGTGGACCTGCAGAAAAAAGCCAAATCT TATGCACTAGAAAATGAAGAGCTCACCCAGCATCTGGGAGCTGCTAAAGACGCCCAAAGAGCACTAACTGCAGAG CTGAGGGAGCTGGAGGATAAGTATGCCGAGTGTATGGagatgcttcatgaagctcaGGAGGAACTGAAGAACTTCAGGAATAAAACGCTGCCTCTCAGTACACCGCGACGATTCCACTCACTCGGCCTGTTCCCCATG GACTCTTTAGCTGCTGAAATTGAAGGCACCATGAGGAAAGAGATTCAGATGTCTGATCCAGACGTAGAGGAACAAAG GTTGCACCCAAAACGTGTCTTCGAGACAGTGCGTAACATCAACCAGACGGTTCGGCAACGCTCCATGGGCCCATCCCCTATGAACATCCCAGGGTCCAATCAGACATCCTCTATGAACTCCAGGCGTTCTAGCTGTCTGAGCACACCCCGATCCAGCATGTACGGAGGGGACGGTGTTGAAATGGACAACCGCACTAACAGTATGCTGCTGGAAACCCAGTCATCTCAAGATGG CTCTAATGACTCCAACAGAAAGCCTGGCACGCCTGGCACACCCGGCTCCCATGACCTGGAGGCGGCACTGCGTCGCCTTTCCCTTCGACGAGACAACTACCTTAGCGAGCGGCGTTTCtttgaggaggagagagagcgtAAACTCAACGCCCTGGCAGAAGACAAAAGCGAATTGTACGAGGACAGAGATGTTTGTAGTGGCAGTGAAGACGGCGGTCCTCTTACTCCGGCAGACAGCATCATGTCTCTTGGCACCCTGCACTCGGTTTACTCCATCTACAGCGCCCGATCCTACCTGCCAGAGAAACTCCAGATTGTCAAGCCTCTGGAAG GTTCGGCCACTCTGCACGCATGGCAGCAGCTCGCGCAGCCACACCTGGGCGGCATCCTGGACGCACGGCCGGGCGTTGTGACCAAGGGCTTCCGACCGCTAGAGCTGGACCTGGAGGAGGTGTACCAATTCACTGACCTGGAGGAAGATGAGCCAGGACAGCATTCCCAATCCGGCATCTCCTCTTGCCTGGGTTCTCTGCCTTGCTCGCCTGCTTTGCGACGACCACGTGCCAACAATCCTGACAACCAGGAAGAACAGCTCAGAGAAAATGGAGGGACCCCTGGAGTGGGGCCAGACCGAATGGAGGCTGGAGTGGAAGAGGTCTCATCTG TGCATTTTCCTGGTAAATGTATGTCTCACACCAGCTCCACGTACACTTTCACCACCTGCAGGATACTGCACCCTACAGATGAACTCACCAGAGTCACACCCAG TCTCTTGTCTGGTCCATCACTGGCCTCCTGCGTGATGTCCAACAGCAGTCTGCGCTCAACCCCTGTGTCCACCCCCTGCACGCCTCGTCGCCTCAGCCTGGCGGAGAGTTTCACCAACCTCCGCGACTCAACCAAGACCACCAGTACCTCTCTGGGCCTTGTGCGCCTCCTACAGGAGAGAGGTATATCTGCTGCTGTCTATAACCCTCTCAGTTGGGACCGGGCGGATCGAGCCCCTCCACCAGACCCCTACTCATCACACACTGCCAGCCCCTTACACTCCTGTCCGGACACGCTCCCTTCCACCCCTCCAAACTCCCCCAGCAAGTCCAAACCCGCCAGACCTGTGCTCCCTGTAGACTACAGCCCCTCAGACCCCCCCTACGAAACCTTTCTGGCTTCACGGCCAGCTAGCTCCATTCTAAAGGAAGTGCGGGAGGCGGACGAAAGGGCTCAAACAGATACGCAGTGTCAGACTGAAGTCAGTGTGCAGAACCTGAGACTTGTGGACAAGGTGAAGAAGTTTAGCATGGCTCCCAGAACATTGGCCCCAGGGATCGGAAGGCCAGGACCGCCATTCGGAGCCCACGCTGTTGTGACCTCCCCTATCGGGGGACTGCCAGTGCTGAACTCAGGGATGAGAAGAAACCGCAGTTACCCAGCTATGGTTGGGGCTAGTATGGCTATGAAGGGTCCAGGGCCTCCCAGTGAGGACCTGCTATTGGCCCATGGGCCACCCAGACAAACTAGCCTCAATGAAAAGTGA
- the trak1a gene encoding trafficking kinesin-binding protein 1 isoform X4 encodes MTKTYNDIDAVTRLLEEKERDLELAARIGQSLLKKNKTLSERNTFLEEQVEHIREEVSQLRHDLSMKDELLQFYTSAAEESDGESASTTPIRRNDSSFTLPTYLPLDSLQKKLQDLEEENIVLRSEANHLETETISYEEKEQQLVNDCVKELRDANIQISTIAEELAKKTEDASRQQEEITHLLSQIVDLQKKAKSYALENEELTQHLGAAKDAQRALTAELRELEDKYAECMEMLHEAQEELKNFRNKTLPLSTPRRFHSLGLFPMDSLAAEIEGTMRKEIQMSDPDVEEQRLHPKRVFETVRNINQTVRQRSMGPSPMNIPGSNQTSSMNSRRSSCLSTPRSSMYGGDGVEMDNRTNSMLLETQSSQDGSNDSNRKPGTPGTPGSHDLEAALRRLSLRRDNYLSERRFFEEERERKLNALAEDKSELYEDRDVCSGSEDGGPLTPADSIMSLGTLHSVYSIYSARSYLPEKLQIVKPLEGSATLHAWQQLAQPHLGGILDARPGVVTKGFRPLELDLEEVYQFTDLEEDEPGQHSQSGISSCLGSLPCSPALRRPRANNPDNQEEQLRENGGTPGVGPDRMEAGVEEVSSVHFPGKCMSHTSSTYTFTTCRILHPTDELTRVTPSLLSGPSLASCVMSNSSLRSTPVSTPCTPRRLSLAESFTNLRDSTKTTSTSLGLVRLLQERGISAAVYNPLSWDRADRAPPPDPYSSHTASPLHSCPDTLPSTPPNSPSKSKPARPVLPVDYSPSDPPYETFLASRPASSILKEVREADERAQTDTQCQTEVSVQNLRLVDKVKKFSMAPRTLAPGIGRPGPPFGAHAVVTSPIGGLPVLNSGMRRNRSYPAMVGASMAMKGPGPPSEDLLLAHGPPRQTSLNEK; translated from the exons ATGACTAAGACATATAATGACATAGATGCTGTGACACGTCTCCTGGAGGAG AAAGAGCGGGATTTGGAGTTGGCAGCACGTATTGGCCAGTCTCTGctgaaaaagaacaaaaccctCAGTGAGAGGAACACCTTCCTGGAAGAACAGGTGGAGCACATACGAGAAGAG GTGTCTCAGCTGCGTCATGATCTCTCAATGAAGGATGAACTTCTGCAGTTCTACACAAGTGCAGCTGAAGAGAGTGATGGAGAGTCTGCTTCTACCACACC taTTCGCAGAAATGACTCGTCTTTCACGCTCCCAACTTACCTCCCTCTGGATTCACTGCAGAAAAAACTCCAGGACTTGGAGGAAGAGAACATCGTCCTGCGATCAGAG gcGAATCACTTGGAGACAGAGACCATCTCGTATGAAGAAAAAGAACAACAGCTTGTAAATGACTGTGTTAAAGAGCTCA gAGATGCTAACATACAGATCTCCACCATTGCGGAGGAGCTGGCTAAGAAAACAGAGGATGCCTCTCGCCAACAAGAGGAAATCACACACCTTCTCTCTCAGATCGTGGACCTGCAGAAAAAAGCCAAATCT TATGCACTAGAAAATGAAGAGCTCACCCAGCATCTGGGAGCTGCTAAAGACGCCCAAAGAGCACTAACTGCAGAG CTGAGGGAGCTGGAGGATAAGTATGCCGAGTGTATGGagatgcttcatgaagctcaGGAGGAACTGAAGAACTTCAGGAATAAAACGCTGCCTCTCAGTACACCGCGACGATTCCACTCACTCGGCCTGTTCCCCATG GACTCTTTAGCTGCTGAAATTGAAGGCACCATGAGGAAAGAGATTCAGATGTCTGATCCAGACGTAGAGGAACAAAG GTTGCACCCAAAACGTGTCTTCGAGACAGTGCGTAACATCAACCAGACGGTTCGGCAACGCTCCATGGGCCCATCCCCTATGAACATCCCAGGGTCCAATCAGACATCCTCTATGAACTCCAGGCGTTCTAGCTGTCTGAGCACACCCCGATCCAGCATGTACGGAGGGGACGGTGTTGAAATGGACAACCGCACTAACAGTATGCTGCTGGAAACCCAGTCATCTCAAGATGG CTCTAATGACTCCAACAGAAAGCCTGGCACGCCTGGCACACCCGGCTCCCATGACCTGGAGGCGGCACTGCGTCGCCTTTCCCTTCGACGAGACAACTACCTTAGCGAGCGGCGTTTCtttgaggaggagagagagcgtAAACTCAACGCCCTGGCAGAAGACAAAAGCGAATTGTACGAGGACAGAGATGTTTGTAGTGGCAGTGAAGACGGCGGTCCTCTTACTCCGGCAGACAGCATCATGTCTCTTGGCACCCTGCACTCGGTTTACTCCATCTACAGCGCCCGATCCTACCTGCCAGAGAAACTCCAGATTGTCAAGCCTCTGGAAG GTTCGGCCACTCTGCACGCATGGCAGCAGCTCGCGCAGCCACACCTGGGCGGCATCCTGGACGCACGGCCGGGCGTTGTGACCAAGGGCTTCCGACCGCTAGAGCTGGACCTGGAGGAGGTGTACCAATTCACTGACCTGGAGGAAGATGAGCCAGGACAGCATTCCCAATCCGGCATCTCCTCTTGCCTGGGTTCTCTGCCTTGCTCGCCTGCTTTGCGACGACCACGTGCCAACAATCCTGACAACCAGGAAGAACAGCTCAGAGAAAATGGAGGGACCCCTGGAGTGGGGCCAGACCGAATGGAGGCTGGAGTGGAAGAGGTCTCATCTG TGCATTTTCCTGGTAAATGTATGTCTCACACCAGCTCCACGTACACTTTCACCACCTGCAGGATACTGCACCCTACAGATGAACTCACCAGAGTCACACCCAG TCTCTTGTCTGGTCCATCACTGGCCTCCTGCGTGATGTCCAACAGCAGTCTGCGCTCAACCCCTGTGTCCACCCCCTGCACGCCTCGTCGCCTCAGCCTGGCGGAGAGTTTCACCAACCTCCGCGACTCAACCAAGACCACCAGTACCTCTCTGGGCCTTGTGCGCCTCCTACAGGAGAGAGGTATATCTGCTGCTGTCTATAACCCTCTCAGTTGGGACCGGGCGGATCGAGCCCCTCCACCAGACCCCTACTCATCACACACTGCCAGCCCCTTACACTCCTGTCCGGACACGCTCCCTTCCACCCCTCCAAACTCCCCCAGCAAGTCCAAACCCGCCAGACCTGTGCTCCCTGTAGACTACAGCCCCTCAGACCCCCCCTACGAAACCTTTCTGGCTTCACGGCCAGCTAGCTCCATTCTAAAGGAAGTGCGGGAGGCGGACGAAAGGGCTCAAACAGATACGCAGTGTCAGACTGAAGTCAGTGTGCAGAACCTGAGACTTGTGGACAAGGTGAAGAAGTTTAGCATGGCTCCCAGAACATTGGCCCCAGGGATCGGAAGGCCAGGACCGCCATTCGGAGCCCACGCTGTTGTGACCTCCCCTATCGGGGGACTGCCAGTGCTGAACTCAGGGATGAGAAGAAACCGCAGTTACCCAGCTATGGTTGGGGCTAGTATGGCTATGAAGGGTCCAGGGCCTCCCAGTGAGGACCTGCTATTGGCCCATGGGCCACCCAGACAAACTAGCCTCAATGAAAAGTGA
- the trak1a gene encoding trafficking kinesin-binding protein 1 isoform X1, producing MNVCNSTDLPEVEIISLLEEQLPHYKLRADTIYGYDHDDWLHTPLISPDVNLDLTTEQIEETLKYFLLCADRVGQMTKTYNDIDAVTRLLEEKERDLELAARIGQSLLKKNKTLSERNTFLEEQVEHIREEVSQLRHDLSMKDELLQFYTSAAEESDGESASTTPIRRNDSSFTLPTYLPLDSLQKKLQDLEEENIVLRSEANHLETETISYEEKEQQLVNDCVKELRDANIQISTIAEELAKKTEDASRQQEEITHLLSQIVDLQKKAKSYALENEELTQHLGAAKDAQRALTAELRELEDKYAECMEMLHEAQEELKNFRNKTLPLSTPRRFHSLGLFPMDSLAAEIEGTMRKEIQMSDPDVEEQRLHPKRVFETVRNINQTVRQRSMGPSPMNIPGSNQTSSMNSRRSSCLSTPRSSMYGGDGVEMDNRTNSMLLETQSSQDGSNDSNRKPGTPGTPGSHDLEAALRRLSLRRDNYLSERRFFEEERERKLNALAEDKSELYEDRDVCSGSEDGGPLTPADSIMSLGTLHSVYSIYSARSYLPEKLQIVKPLEGSATLHAWQQLAQPHLGGILDARPGVVTKGFRPLELDLEEVYQFTDLEEDEPGQHSQSGISSCLGSLPCSPALRRPRANNPDNQEEQLRENGGTPGVGPDRMEAGVEEVSSVHFPGKCMSHTSSTYTFTTCRILHPTDELTRVTPSLLSGPSLASCVMSNSSLRSTPVSTPCTPRRLSLAESFTNLRDSTKTTSTSLGLVRLLQERGISAAVYNPLSWDRADRAPPPDPYSSHTASPLHSCPDTLPSTPPNSPSKSKPARPVLPVDYSPSDPPYETFLASRPASSILKEVREADERAQTDTQCQTEVSVQNLRLVDKVKKFSMAPRTLAPGIGRPGPPFGAHAVVTSPIGGLPVLNSGMRRNRSYPAMVGASMAMKGPGPPSEDLLLAHGPPRQTSLNEK from the exons TTCTATGTGCTGATCGAGTGGGCCAGATGACTAAGACATATAATGACATAGATGCTGTGACACGTCTCCTGGAGGAG AAAGAGCGGGATTTGGAGTTGGCAGCACGTATTGGCCAGTCTCTGctgaaaaagaacaaaaccctCAGTGAGAGGAACACCTTCCTGGAAGAACAGGTGGAGCACATACGAGAAGAG GTGTCTCAGCTGCGTCATGATCTCTCAATGAAGGATGAACTTCTGCAGTTCTACACAAGTGCAGCTGAAGAGAGTGATGGAGAGTCTGCTTCTACCACACC taTTCGCAGAAATGACTCGTCTTTCACGCTCCCAACTTACCTCCCTCTGGATTCACTGCAGAAAAAACTCCAGGACTTGGAGGAAGAGAACATCGTCCTGCGATCAGAG gcGAATCACTTGGAGACAGAGACCATCTCGTATGAAGAAAAAGAACAACAGCTTGTAAATGACTGTGTTAAAGAGCTCA gAGATGCTAACATACAGATCTCCACCATTGCGGAGGAGCTGGCTAAGAAAACAGAGGATGCCTCTCGCCAACAAGAGGAAATCACACACCTTCTCTCTCAGATCGTGGACCTGCAGAAAAAAGCCAAATCT TATGCACTAGAAAATGAAGAGCTCACCCAGCATCTGGGAGCTGCTAAAGACGCCCAAAGAGCACTAACTGCAGAG CTGAGGGAGCTGGAGGATAAGTATGCCGAGTGTATGGagatgcttcatgaagctcaGGAGGAACTGAAGAACTTCAGGAATAAAACGCTGCCTCTCAGTACACCGCGACGATTCCACTCACTCGGCCTGTTCCCCATG GACTCTTTAGCTGCTGAAATTGAAGGCACCATGAGGAAAGAGATTCAGATGTCTGATCCAGACGTAGAGGAACAAAG GTTGCACCCAAAACGTGTCTTCGAGACAGTGCGTAACATCAACCAGACGGTTCGGCAACGCTCCATGGGCCCATCCCCTATGAACATCCCAGGGTCCAATCAGACATCCTCTATGAACTCCAGGCGTTCTAGCTGTCTGAGCACACCCCGATCCAGCATGTACGGAGGGGACGGTGTTGAAATGGACAACCGCACTAACAGTATGCTGCTGGAAACCCAGTCATCTCAAGATGG CTCTAATGACTCCAACAGAAAGCCTGGCACGCCTGGCACACCCGGCTCCCATGACCTGGAGGCGGCACTGCGTCGCCTTTCCCTTCGACGAGACAACTACCTTAGCGAGCGGCGTTTCtttgaggaggagagagagcgtAAACTCAACGCCCTGGCAGAAGACAAAAGCGAATTGTACGAGGACAGAGATGTTTGTAGTGGCAGTGAAGACGGCGGTCCTCTTACTCCGGCAGACAGCATCATGTCTCTTGGCACCCTGCACTCGGTTTACTCCATCTACAGCGCCCGATCCTACCTGCCAGAGAAACTCCAGATTGTCAAGCCTCTGGAAG GTTCGGCCACTCTGCACGCATGGCAGCAGCTCGCGCAGCCACACCTGGGCGGCATCCTGGACGCACGGCCGGGCGTTGTGACCAAGGGCTTCCGACCGCTAGAGCTGGACCTGGAGGAGGTGTACCAATTCACTGACCTGGAGGAAGATGAGCCAGGACAGCATTCCCAATCCGGCATCTCCTCTTGCCTGGGTTCTCTGCCTTGCTCGCCTGCTTTGCGACGACCACGTGCCAACAATCCTGACAACCAGGAAGAACAGCTCAGAGAAAATGGAGGGACCCCTGGAGTGGGGCCAGACCGAATGGAGGCTGGAGTGGAAGAGGTCTCATCTG TGCATTTTCCTGGTAAATGTATGTCTCACACCAGCTCCACGTACACTTTCACCACCTGCAGGATACTGCACCCTACAGATGAACTCACCAGAGTCACACCCAG TCTCTTGTCTGGTCCATCACTGGCCTCCTGCGTGATGTCCAACAGCAGTCTGCGCTCAACCCCTGTGTCCACCCCCTGCACGCCTCGTCGCCTCAGCCTGGCGGAGAGTTTCACCAACCTCCGCGACTCAACCAAGACCACCAGTACCTCTCTGGGCCTTGTGCGCCTCCTACAGGAGAGAGGTATATCTGCTGCTGTCTATAACCCTCTCAGTTGGGACCGGGCGGATCGAGCCCCTCCACCAGACCCCTACTCATCACACACTGCCAGCCCCTTACACTCCTGTCCGGACACGCTCCCTTCCACCCCTCCAAACTCCCCCAGCAAGTCCAAACCCGCCAGACCTGTGCTCCCTGTAGACTACAGCCCCTCAGACCCCCCCTACGAAACCTTTCTGGCTTCACGGCCAGCTAGCTCCATTCTAAAGGAAGTGCGGGAGGCGGACGAAAGGGCTCAAACAGATACGCAGTGTCAGACTGAAGTCAGTGTGCAGAACCTGAGACTTGTGGACAAGGTGAAGAAGTTTAGCATGGCTCCCAGAACATTGGCCCCAGGGATCGGAAGGCCAGGACCGCCATTCGGAGCCCACGCTGTTGTGACCTCCCCTATCGGGGGACTGCCAGTGCTGAACTCAGGGATGAGAAGAAACCGCAGTTACCCAGCTATGGTTGGGGCTAGTATGGCTATGAAGGGTCCAGGGCCTCCCAGTGAGGACCTGCTATTGGCCCATGGGCCACCCAGACAAACTAGCCTCAATGAAAAGTGA
- the trak1a gene encoding trafficking kinesin-binding protein 1 isoform X3, with translation MQRFVEADYYELDWYYEECTDVLCADRVGQMTKTYNDIDAVTRLLEEKERDLELAARIGQSLLKKNKTLSERNTFLEEQVEHIREEVSQLRHDLSMKDELLQFYTSAAEESDGESASTTPIRRNDSSFTLPTYLPLDSLQKKLQDLEEENIVLRSEANHLETETISYEEKEQQLVNDCVKELRDANIQISTIAEELAKKTEDASRQQEEITHLLSQIVDLQKKAKSYALENEELTQHLGAAKDAQRALTAELRELEDKYAECMEMLHEAQEELKNFRNKTLPLSTPRRFHSLGLFPMDSLAAEIEGTMRKEIQMSDPDVEEQRLHPKRVFETVRNINQTVRQRSMGPSPMNIPGSNQTSSMNSRRSSCLSTPRSSMYGGDGVEMDNRTNSMLLETQSSQDGSNDSNRKPGTPGTPGSHDLEAALRRLSLRRDNYLSERRFFEEERERKLNALAEDKSELYEDRDVCSGSEDGGPLTPADSIMSLGTLHSVYSIYSARSYLPEKLQIVKPLEGSATLHAWQQLAQPHLGGILDARPGVVTKGFRPLELDLEEVYQFTDLEEDEPGQHSQSGISSCLGSLPCSPALRRPRANNPDNQEEQLRENGGTPGVGPDRMEAGVEEVSSVHFPGKCMSHTSSTYTFTTCRILHPTDELTRVTPSLLSGPSLASCVMSNSSLRSTPVSTPCTPRRLSLAESFTNLRDSTKTTSTSLGLVRLLQERGISAAVYNPLSWDRADRAPPPDPYSSHTASPLHSCPDTLPSTPPNSPSKSKPARPVLPVDYSPSDPPYETFLASRPASSILKEVREADERAQTDTQCQTEVSVQNLRLVDKVKKFSMAPRTLAPGIGRPGPPFGAHAVVTSPIGGLPVLNSGMRRNRSYPAMVGASMAMKGPGPPSEDLLLAHGPPRQTSLNEK, from the exons TTCTATGTGCTGATCGAGTGGGCCAGATGACTAAGACATATAATGACATAGATGCTGTGACACGTCTCCTGGAGGAG AAAGAGCGGGATTTGGAGTTGGCAGCACGTATTGGCCAGTCTCTGctgaaaaagaacaaaaccctCAGTGAGAGGAACACCTTCCTGGAAGAACAGGTGGAGCACATACGAGAAGAG GTGTCTCAGCTGCGTCATGATCTCTCAATGAAGGATGAACTTCTGCAGTTCTACACAAGTGCAGCTGAAGAGAGTGATGGAGAGTCTGCTTCTACCACACC taTTCGCAGAAATGACTCGTCTTTCACGCTCCCAACTTACCTCCCTCTGGATTCACTGCAGAAAAAACTCCAGGACTTGGAGGAAGAGAACATCGTCCTGCGATCAGAG gcGAATCACTTGGAGACAGAGACCATCTCGTATGAAGAAAAAGAACAACAGCTTGTAAATGACTGTGTTAAAGAGCTCA gAGATGCTAACATACAGATCTCCACCATTGCGGAGGAGCTGGCTAAGAAAACAGAGGATGCCTCTCGCCAACAAGAGGAAATCACACACCTTCTCTCTCAGATCGTGGACCTGCAGAAAAAAGCCAAATCT TATGCACTAGAAAATGAAGAGCTCACCCAGCATCTGGGAGCTGCTAAAGACGCCCAAAGAGCACTAACTGCAGAG CTGAGGGAGCTGGAGGATAAGTATGCCGAGTGTATGGagatgcttcatgaagctcaGGAGGAACTGAAGAACTTCAGGAATAAAACGCTGCCTCTCAGTACACCGCGACGATTCCACTCACTCGGCCTGTTCCCCATG GACTCTTTAGCTGCTGAAATTGAAGGCACCATGAGGAAAGAGATTCAGATGTCTGATCCAGACGTAGAGGAACAAAG GTTGCACCCAAAACGTGTCTTCGAGACAGTGCGTAACATCAACCAGACGGTTCGGCAACGCTCCATGGGCCCATCCCCTATGAACATCCCAGGGTCCAATCAGACATCCTCTATGAACTCCAGGCGTTCTAGCTGTCTGAGCACACCCCGATCCAGCATGTACGGAGGGGACGGTGTTGAAATGGACAACCGCACTAACAGTATGCTGCTGGAAACCCAGTCATCTCAAGATGG CTCTAATGACTCCAACAGAAAGCCTGGCACGCCTGGCACACCCGGCTCCCATGACCTGGAGGCGGCACTGCGTCGCCTTTCCCTTCGACGAGACAACTACCTTAGCGAGCGGCGTTTCtttgaggaggagagagagcgtAAACTCAACGCCCTGGCAGAAGACAAAAGCGAATTGTACGAGGACAGAGATGTTTGTAGTGGCAGTGAAGACGGCGGTCCTCTTACTCCGGCAGACAGCATCATGTCTCTTGGCACCCTGCACTCGGTTTACTCCATCTACAGCGCCCGATCCTACCTGCCAGAGAAACTCCAGATTGTCAAGCCTCTGGAAG GTTCGGCCACTCTGCACGCATGGCAGCAGCTCGCGCAGCCACACCTGGGCGGCATCCTGGACGCACGGCCGGGCGTTGTGACCAAGGGCTTCCGACCGCTAGAGCTGGACCTGGAGGAGGTGTACCAATTCACTGACCTGGAGGAAGATGAGCCAGGACAGCATTCCCAATCCGGCATCTCCTCTTGCCTGGGTTCTCTGCCTTGCTCGCCTGCTTTGCGACGACCACGTGCCAACAATCCTGACAACCAGGAAGAACAGCTCAGAGAAAATGGAGGGACCCCTGGAGTGGGGCCAGACCGAATGGAGGCTGGAGTGGAAGAGGTCTCATCTG TGCATTTTCCTGGTAAATGTATGTCTCACACCAGCTCCACGTACACTTTCACCACCTGCAGGATACTGCACCCTACAGATGAACTCACCAGAGTCACACCCAG TCTCTTGTCTGGTCCATCACTGGCCTCCTGCGTGATGTCCAACAGCAGTCTGCGCTCAACCCCTGTGTCCACCCCCTGCACGCCTCGTCGCCTCAGCCTGGCGGAGAGTTTCACCAACCTCCGCGACTCAACCAAGACCACCAGTACCTCTCTGGGCCTTGTGCGCCTCCTACAGGAGAGAGGTATATCTGCTGCTGTCTATAACCCTCTCAGTTGGGACCGGGCGGATCGAGCCCCTCCACCAGACCCCTACTCATCACACACTGCCAGCCCCTTACACTCCTGTCCGGACACGCTCCCTTCCACCCCTCCAAACTCCCCCAGCAAGTCCAAACCCGCCAGACCTGTGCTCCCTGTAGACTACAGCCCCTCAGACCCCCCCTACGAAACCTTTCTGGCTTCACGGCCAGCTAGCTCCATTCTAAAGGAAGTGCGGGAGGCGGACGAAAGGGCTCAAACAGATACGCAGTGTCAGACTGAAGTCAGTGTGCAGAACCTGAGACTTGTGGACAAGGTGAAGAAGTTTAGCATGGCTCCCAGAACATTGGCCCCAGGGATCGGAAGGCCAGGACCGCCATTCGGAGCCCACGCTGTTGTGACCTCCCCTATCGGGGGACTGCCAGTGCTGAACTCAGGGATGAGAAGAAACCGCAGTTACCCAGCTATGGTTGGGGCTAGTATGGCTATGAAGGGTCCAGGGCCTCCCAGTGAGGACCTGCTATTGGCCCATGGGCCACCCAGACAAACTAGCCTCAATGAAAAGTGA